The bacterium genomic interval TTGAACAAGCGACGGCGCGTCCGGCTGCTCGATCTGTCGCAGGCAAACTCCATCTTTGTCGCGTTGCCAGCCAGATTCGGTTGGGCAAAGAACACGGCGAACGCCTGGACAAAGTCGTTGCCGACGGCAGTCTGGGACACCACGCCCCACTCCGGGCATGGGCGGCCAAGGCTTGGGGATCCTCCGAGGCACGTAGGCCAGAACACGCCGTCGAATACGCATGCAACATTGGCGACTTCTCCGTTCGACGAGCCCTCGCCCTGACACTGCCCGCAGACACGTCGACTCCGTCGAGGCGATCCTGCTGGCACCGAAAGCTTCGATCGGTCGATCCTGACCTTGAGCCAAGCCTCGCTCGACTCGATTGAAGGGTCATGCATAGTCGGCTTCCGCGCCGGCCAGATGAGCCGGCGCTCCACGCTCAGTCGGTGAGAGTGCTTGAACTGAAGCGATCGAGGACGCGGTCGAGCACGAATTCCTCGTGGACGATCAGCCGGTGGAGTTCGACGGCCTCCTGTAGCGCCGGATCCCAGGGGGTGGGTCCGCAATCCCGGGATTCGCGTTCCAGCCGGACAGCGGACTGTGCGGCCATCGCGATGGCTTCCTCGTAGTCCGATGCGTCCATCAACCACGGCTCGCAGCCGTCGGCGTGCATGCGGCGGCAGATGGCGAGGCCCGCTGCGTCGAAATCGCCGTGGTACAGGAGGCGAGCGCCGGAGAACTGCAGTTGGCCGAGCAGGGTCCGGACCGCGGTGGTGGGGTTGCCGTTCGTGGTGACCACGCCGCCCGGCTGCTGGCGCTCGGCGGCTGCCTCGACCAACCGCGGGTTCTCGACGACCAGGACCGGTGTGCCGGCCGGCACACCGACCGGATACTTCTGCAGGGCCACGAGGTTGAGGTGGACGGGTAGTGCCCCCGATGTGGCCGCCCGGATCTGAGCATCGAGCGGGGAGGTGCCCGTCGCCGGAAGCGCCCAGGTGAGGACCGGCGCCGACACCCGATCCGCGAGGACTCCCGCTGCCTCCCAGAGGTCCCGGCCCTGACGTCCCGTCCCGCCGATGCGGTGACGGAGAGCGCTCTCTGCGGCTGTCGCCAGCTTTCGGCCGCGGTCCAGGGCGTGCGCCGACCCGAACAGGGTCGCGGCGATCTCGGTGCGGCAGGCGCCCTCGGGCGCGAACCCCTCAAGGTGATCGAGCAGTCGTCGCACGTCCGCCGCGAGGCCGGCGACTGCTTCGCTGTCGAGGCCACCGATGATCCCCGAGCGTTGCACGTCGGCGGCCCACTCCGGCGCCCAGGGCTCCCCCCAGCACTCGATGGCGCCGGCCAGCGCGGCGCGGGCCGTCCGGGCGCGGGCCTGCGCGGCCCGCCGCTCCGCCTCGGCCGCCGACGGAGGGTGGCCGAGGCGGCTGATCGCGTCGCAAAGGTCGTCCCCGACGTTGCGCCGCACGAGCTCCGTCTCCAGCGCTGCGAGGTCGAGTCGCCGCGGGGGCCTGCGCCCGAGCAGCGACGCGAGGCTCAAGTCGCTCGCCCGGTCGAGGTCCGGGCGGGTGATCGAACCGCGCCAGTGCGGCCCGTTGCGGTCGAGCCGCCGGCGAACCGCCGCCCAGAGTTCGTCCAGGCCGGGGGCCAGCAACGATTCCGGTACGTCGCGATCGATCACAACAGGGAGACCTGCTCGATGCCGTCGTCCGTCTCGGCGTCGACCTGAACGTCGGCGCGGTAGCGCCACGCTGCCGGGAGGAGCCGGACGGTGCCGGCGTCGACCTCGGCGAGCCGGTGGTCCTCGAGCAGGTCAAGGATCTCGCCGGTCAGACGGTCCGGATCCTCCGCCAGTTGCGACCAGTACCGGCGCCGCTCGGCGGCGAGCGACCGGACCTCCTCCACCAGGGCGTCTCGCGGCATCGTGGCAGTGTCCGCCTCGATGAGCCGGTCGAGGAGCAGTAGGGCGGCGTGCCCGACGGTGCCGCCTGCGGGGAACCGGCTGTCGGTCAGCCCGTCGCCGGGATCGATGACGGCAATGCCCTCGGCGCGGGCCTCGAGATGCACCCCGAACATCTCCTCGAAGATGGCCGACTCCTCGCCGAGACGGCGTCGCAGTTC includes:
- a CDS encoding DUF2399 domain-containing protein is translated as MIDRDVPESLLAPGLDELWAAVRRRLDRNGPHWRGSITRPDLDRASDLSLASLLGRRPPRRLDLAALETELVRRNVGDDLCDAISRLGHPPSAAEAERRAAQARARTARAALAGAIECWGEPWAPEWAADVQRSGIIGGLDSEAVAGLAADVRRLLDHLEGFAPEGACRTEIAATLFGSAHALDRGRKLATAAESALRHRIGGTGRQGRDLWEAAGVLADRVSAPVLTWALPATGTSPLDAQIRAATSGALPVHLNLVALQKYPVGVPAGTPVLVVENPRLVEAAAERQQPGGVVTTNGNPTTAVRTLLGQLQFSGARLLYHGDFDAAGLAICRRMHADGCEPWLMDASDYEEAIAMAAQSAVRLERESRDCGPTPWDPALQEAVELHRLIVHEEFVLDRVLDRFSSSTLTD